DNA from Paludisphaera mucosa:
CCCTCCGAGCAGGCGCGGGGCGATCATGATGGAGAGGCGACGGATGGTCAACGTCGATCCCCACGGGTAACTTCGAAGCATGATCCGACTGGCCGACGATCTGGAATTACTCCGGGGATTTCCCCCTTACGCTTTCAACGTCTACCTGATGGGCGGCGTCGTGGTCGATGCGGGGACGCGCTTCGCGATGCGACGCATCCTGCGTCAGCTTCGGGGACGGAGGGTCGAAGCTCACGCCCTGACCCACGCCCATCCCGATCACCAGGGGGCGAGCCACGCCATCTGCGAGACGCTCGGCGTGCCCCTCTGGTGCGGAGAGGCCGACGCCGACGCGGCCGAGACCGAAGGCCTCGTCATGTCCAGGATGCCTCCCCACTGGCTCACCCGCGCGGTCGGCCCGCATTGGACCGGCCCTTCGCACCCCGTGGCGAGAAGGCTTCGCGAGGGCGACGTGGTCGGCGGCTTCACCGTCCTGGAGACCCCCGGCCACACCGCGGGCCACGTCTCATTCTGGCGCGAGTCCGACCGCGTGCTGCTCCTCGGCGACGTGGTCGCGAACCTGAACATCTATCTGGGAATCCCGACGCTCCGCGAGCCGGAGCGGATTTTCTCGCTGGATCCGGCGGCGAATCGTCGGTCGGCGAGGCGGATGGCGGCCCTGGAGCCTCGGCTGATCGCCTTCGGCCACGGGCCTCCGTTGCGCGATCCCGGACGCTTTGCGGACTTCACCGGC
Protein-coding regions in this window:
- a CDS encoding MBL fold metallo-hydrolase; protein product: MIRLADDLELLRGFPPYAFNVYLMGGVVVDAGTRFAMRRILRQLRGRRVEAHALTHAHPDHQGASHAICETLGVPLWCGEADADAAETEGLVMSRMPPHWLTRAVGPHWTGPSHPVARRLREGDVVGGFTVLETPGHTAGHVSFWRESDRVLLLGDVVANLNIYLGIPTLREPERIFSLDPAANRRSARRMAALEPRLIAFGHGPPLRDPGRFADFTGRLPD